A window of the Bdellovibrio sp. ZAP7 genome harbors these coding sequences:
- a CDS encoding response regulator transcription factor, which yields MLRDVLIQKGLSNREAEVAELVSKGLSNKEVANQLFVTEKTVKFHLTNIYKKMNVKSRAQLIVWCLPHLGFVESEIRAENNNQSATTAQTYNNNQTQTIPAGSATVAGATTLPGGGMNRGNGNSDIGMGGI from the coding sequence ATGCTCAGAGATGTCCTGATTCAAAAAGGTCTTTCAAATAGAGAGGCAGAAGTTGCTGAACTTGTGTCTAAAGGCTTGTCCAACAAGGAAGTTGCGAACCAGCTTTTTGTAACTGAAAAAACAGTAAAATTTCACCTTACAAACATCTACAAAAAGATGAATGTGAAGTCTCGTGCACAATTGATCGTGTGGTGCCTTCCTCATCTTGGTTTTGTTGAGAGTGAAATCCGCGCTGAGAACAACAATCAAAGTGCAACAACTGCTCAAACTTACAACAATAACCAAACGCAAACGATCCCAGCTGGATCTGCGACTGTAGCTGGTGCTACGACTTTGCCAGGTGGCGGAATGAACCGTGGAAACGGTAATTCAGACATCGGTATGGGCGGCATCTAA
- a CDS encoding acyl-CoA thioesterase produces MAKSSKPVSVSQVVMTQLVLPSHTNALGSVFGGTIMSWIDIAAAIAAQRHSNKDVVTASIDRINFVAPVYKGWVVNLKASVNFTSRTSMEVGVRVDAEDPKTGETFHTATAYTTFVALGANGKPIEVPGLELSSEDDKRRYNEGKARRELRLKEKRKD; encoded by the coding sequence ATGGCTAAATCTTCCAAGCCCGTCTCTGTTTCCCAAGTCGTTATGACTCAATTAGTGCTTCCCTCACATACGAATGCTTTGGGCTCCGTTTTCGGGGGCACGATCATGTCGTGGATTGATATTGCAGCAGCGATCGCAGCTCAACGTCACTCGAACAAAGACGTGGTGACGGCATCGATCGATCGTATCAACTTTGTGGCGCCCGTTTATAAAGGCTGGGTGGTAAATTTGAAGGCCAGCGTAAATTTCACTTCTCGTACATCAATGGAAGTAGGAGTTCGTGTGGATGCGGAAGATCCTAAGACCGGGGAGACATTCCATACCGCCACGGCCTACACGACATTCGTGGCCCTGGGTGCGAATGGCAAGCCAATTGAAGTTCCGGGCTTAGAGCTAAGCTCTGAAGACGACAAGCGCCGCTACAATGAAGGCAAAGCTCGTCGTGAATTGCGCTTGAAAGAAAAACGTAAAGATTAA
- the hflX gene encoding GTPase HflX: MSQQAHVKVHDRAIVIGVGLKTEPLTEIKENLLELEELVTAAGGEVVGSIIQVLPTWNPATLIGSGKVDEVAEMVRDSQATIVVMDHQLSGVQQRNLQQIVKVRVVDRNQLILDIFAQRAQTFEGKLQVELAQLLDQMPRMVGAWLESLSRQGGGIGTRGPGETALENDRRRIRERVAIIKEKLEGVRRNRAQHRQSRKRHEIPSFALIGYTNSGKSSLLNRLTGAQVMTKNQVFATLDPTTRKIFLNDGPPAVVTDTVGFIRKLPTQLIEAFKATLEESAEADVLLHVVDLSSPNMERQIEVVEELIKEFNWADKKIIHVFNKVDAAPIERQFRVKQYPRVFVSALTGQGMEQLKKLMASMVSEMQTDVQLYFPRSEEYKIFDLGREAQISRKETATEGTVCYTQLTPSLINRWKDYIVK; the protein is encoded by the coding sequence TTGAGTCAACAAGCCCATGTCAAAGTTCACGATAGAGCCATTGTCATCGGGGTCGGTTTAAAAACCGAACCACTCACCGAAATCAAAGAAAATCTGCTGGAATTGGAAGAGCTCGTCACCGCTGCTGGCGGAGAAGTCGTTGGCTCCATCATCCAAGTTCTGCCCACTTGGAATCCCGCAACACTTATTGGATCTGGAAAAGTCGATGAAGTCGCGGAAATGGTTCGCGACAGCCAAGCGACAATCGTGGTCATGGATCACCAGCTTTCCGGCGTTCAACAAAGAAACTTACAACAGATAGTTAAAGTTCGTGTGGTCGATCGCAATCAGTTGATCCTGGATATTTTCGCCCAACGTGCTCAGACCTTTGAGGGAAAACTTCAAGTAGAACTTGCACAGTTATTAGATCAAATGCCCCGCATGGTCGGCGCGTGGTTGGAATCCCTTTCTCGTCAAGGTGGCGGTATCGGTACCCGTGGTCCCGGTGAAACCGCCCTTGAGAACGACCGTCGTCGCATCCGCGAACGTGTGGCCATTATTAAAGAAAAACTTGAAGGTGTTCGCCGTAATCGTGCGCAACACAGACAATCTCGCAAACGCCACGAGATTCCGTCCTTTGCTTTAATTGGCTATACCAACTCCGGCAAAAGCTCGTTACTAAACCGCTTAACTGGCGCGCAAGTGATGACGAAAAATCAGGTCTTCGCGACATTGGATCCTACAACTCGTAAGATCTTCTTAAACGATGGCCCGCCTGCCGTTGTAACAGACACGGTGGGTTTCATCCGCAAACTCCCTACACAGTTAATTGAGGCCTTTAAAGCAACACTTGAAGAGTCGGCTGAGGCAGATGTTTTACTTCACGTGGTGGATTTATCTTCACCAAACATGGAAAGACAAATCGAAGTCGTCGAAGAGCTGATCAAAGAGTTCAACTGGGCTGACAAGAAAATCATCCATGTATTTAACAAAGTGGATGCTGCCCCCATCGAAAGACAATTCCGCGTGAAACAATACCCACGTGTTTTCGTCAGCGCTCTAACCGGCCAAGGCATGGAACAATTAAAAAAATTGATGGCCAGCATGGTGAGCGAAATGCAAACCGATGTGCAGTTGTACTTCCCGCGCTCTGAAGAATACAAAATCTTCGATTTGGGCCGCGAAGCACAGATCTCAAGAAAAGAGACCGCGACCGAGGGAACAGTTTGCTATACACAACTGACACCTTCTCTGATCAATCGCTGGAAAGACTACATCGTAAAATAG
- a CDS encoding GH36-type glycosyl hydrolase domain-containing protein, whose amino-acid sequence MAKKLRLALEDILELPIKAEIFSSERLEEYALYLGDNLQTGKTTRVHRGLLKRIYENGDKLLISYRLLAEVGRKKESVSPAAEWLIDNFHIVEEQLREIKEDLPPSYYKELPKLSMGDLEGFPRIYALALALIAHTDSHLTVDNIRRFIAAFQTRSYLKMGELWAVAITLRIALVENLRRVAARIAWDFNQSAEADELVDHLIENARRPRKFQKYLKLIVHHCENPVEGELTFISQVAKRLRDAEADIWPVIEAMNEELKKKDTSVEQVVSTEHQRQAANQVTIANVISSMRLLSNIDWTVFFESVSLIDRLLEKDPSGDYVRMEFTTRDDYRHNIEKIGKCTKLAELDIAKRALEMANSENRHVGYFLYGRGLEKLEKECKYRPRLRETWLRVTLKYPTVCYFSSIASLIILTMIGPISYAMDHSKSWYGMVIAVLVMFFPLSDLAITLFNYLLTHIVRPRRLAKMDYSKGVPEEFRTLVIVPCMLTDPGTIQALLERIEVHYLGNVDPQVFFALVTDFTDATDEHVENDDELVAQVLNGIVRLNQIYGENRFFLLHRKRLWNPNEDKWMGWERKRGKLEELNRILLGKGDTSYTVMTIPAEMVRTFKYVITLDADTQLGLGGARMLIGTAAHPLNRPHFSELRRRVTEGYGIIQPRVSISLESSSRSLFAAIFSGHTGIDPYTTAVSDVYQDLFSEGSFTGKGLYDIEAFERSLEGRIPENTILSHDLFEGLYVRTALATDIEVMDDYPSSYKSFSTRAHRWVRGDWQISPWIFPFVPNREGKLVRNDLSVLSKWKIRDNLRRSLVAPCLVLMYVASWLILPGDAWFWTVVTTCIIGIPIFLHVANSLLVNTRGASWTSSFWSELGKIKMHFAQFLLSLIFLPHRAVNDVDAIVRALYRTRVSKTKCLEWMTAAKAETIQYDMKTAYWKSTAGVETILGVIFAAVIIRWNLSVMAVAIPFLLLWAIYPWVSEFTQQRLEKKREDLTTADREFLFEVARRIWYFFETFVGPTDNWLPPDNVQEDPEQVVAHRTSPTNIGLYGLAIFSAQDFGFISLRGATDRLRLLFQTLSRMERYRGHFLNWYDTTNLNPLYPQYVSTVDSGNLAGYLLVIKQGVEEFTRSPLFSLNYLHALNSNLKFMEDEVKKLQLQRQETGALSATHLIDQIRSTQEILAEKPPEKMSEWLGLIRAVQLSVEDFRDSLEALEIEHGVRYYSKLRGWTNSLNTLIADLKKDSELFIAPQTLSAAAKTRLSEIGSYPELDLNQPLQDMIQSYFQFMAELTAIPDKELSAEIIKFRDSCAKVSKNLRELVQDLQSIGDACENYFTEMEFGFLIERDREVFSIGFNVSENRHDNSYYDLLASECRLASFIAIAKRDVPAKHWFRLGRQLVPVEGKRALVSWSASMFEYLMPHLVMKNFEKTLIGETLLAVVDRQISYGKKLNVPWGISEAGYNARDLNFNYQYGPFGIPGLGLKRGLGHDLVVSPYSSFLAALVDPVVATQNLQEMRSPDILTEFGFIEAIDYTPERLAPEQKYSLVKSYMAHHQGMSLIAIDNILNAEVMQNRFHSDARVRAAQVLLQERVPEHVALTAPKAAEIEWESAGDSLMKSFVRVYDEAPHHSPRVQILSNGDYSLVLSSAGSGYSKCGKIAITRWREDSTQDDWGQYIYVRDVGMNLVWSATLQPYMRKPDSYKAVFTEDKVEFLRHDMDVRTSTQIIVAPEDNLELRQVTLTNTSTEEKIIELTSYMEPVLATMAADQAHPSFSNLFLQTEYLEQKQCLVVKRRPRSAEQKEIYGLHGVVSDAEFDGDVEYESDRSRFIGRGRDVTNPAALKTGSTLSNSSGSVLDPILSLRVKIRIPPAGIRKVIFKTGFAATRDEMLQMVDRYHDPHTFERETKLAWTKSRIDLRHLGMDAESAYSFQRLAERLLFSDPSMRQPAHLLAVHTREQASLWPYGISGDVPIVAVMIGDKKDMGLVRKLLRGHEYLRLKGLPYDLVIMNDSKSTYLQELQDEVLWQIRYAGLQDWLNKPGGIFSLRLDNMQEADRALIQAMARVVISSDAGTFKEQVSRKVLPIKYAESFIPKNTRSSYETKNVTPKNLQYFNGLGGFSPDGREYVISLTGDQWPPAPWINVIANGNDFGFQVSESGSGFTWSVNSRENRLTPWSNDPISDPPGEIIYIRDDDTGELWTPTPLPIRGRDQYNIRHGQGYTVFEHNAYGMEHTLMMFVPPDDSVKISRLKVKNVSGRNRRLSFWAYVEWVLGNLREKSAPYILCEVDDDKVLYAKNAYNHEFAERISFFRISSEVQSYSSDRKEFLGRNHSYASPEALKRRGLSGYSGIGQDPCGALHASYFIRDGEEIEILILLGQAANKADAFALSEKYIDFENVDKAFKDVQSMWMHHLGAIQVSTPEPSLDLMVNHWSLYQSLVCRMWARSAFYQSGGAYGFRDQLQDCMAFVYSTPEIARAHILRAAARQFPEGDVQHWWHPPTGRGVRTHFSDDLLWLPYVVAHYIRISGDHSILEEHVPFIEAPLLTPEQEDSYTQPTLSDQKATLHNHCIRTLEYSLRVGEHGLPLIGSGDWNDGMNRIGEKGKGESVWMGWFLHRVLEDFLPFCDIEHTTRYKEHMAKLRDALENNAWDGEWYRRAYFDDGTPLGSAWGQECRIDSLSQSWSVLSGVGNPERQLLAMSKVEENLIVKEKGLIKLLMPPFDKTNLDPGYIKGYVPGVRENGGQYTHAAIWVVMAFAKLQEREKVLELYNIINPIHHGRTRAGMQKYKIEPYVIAADVYAVEPHVGRGGWSWYTGSASWFYRAGLESVLGFTIENGEMVLCPCVPEDWFGFEIMYRFKSTTYVIKVQISKKGRLTEKRIPLKDVGGTQEIVVEFKDEAPEKEQAPKDSHP is encoded by the coding sequence ATGGCAAAGAAGCTGCGATTAGCTCTGGAAGATATTTTAGAATTACCTATTAAGGCAGAGATTTTCAGTAGTGAAAGACTTGAGGAATACGCTCTTTATTTAGGTGATAATCTGCAAACCGGGAAAACGACCCGGGTTCATCGCGGCCTCCTAAAGCGAATCTATGAAAACGGTGACAAGCTCCTTATTTCTTATCGTCTGCTCGCTGAAGTTGGTCGTAAAAAAGAATCCGTTTCTCCTGCGGCCGAGTGGTTAATCGATAATTTTCACATCGTCGAAGAACAGCTCCGGGAAATCAAAGAAGACTTGCCGCCTTCCTATTACAAAGAATTGCCTAAGCTCTCGATGGGAGACCTGGAAGGGTTTCCGCGAATCTATGCATTGGCGCTGGCCTTGATTGCTCACACCGACAGTCATCTGACTGTTGATAATATCCGGCGCTTCATCGCAGCCTTTCAGACGCGATCCTATTTGAAAATGGGAGAGCTTTGGGCTGTCGCGATCACCTTGCGTATTGCTCTGGTGGAAAACCTACGTCGTGTCGCTGCGCGAATTGCGTGGGATTTCAATCAATCGGCCGAAGCTGACGAGCTGGTGGATCATCTGATTGAAAATGCCCGGCGTCCGCGTAAGTTTCAGAAATATTTAAAACTTATCGTGCATCATTGTGAAAACCCCGTGGAAGGGGAGCTGACATTTATTTCTCAGGTCGCAAAACGCCTGCGTGATGCCGAAGCCGATATCTGGCCCGTCATTGAAGCCATGAACGAGGAGCTTAAAAAAAAGGACACGAGTGTTGAACAAGTCGTTTCAACCGAACATCAACGTCAAGCTGCGAATCAAGTGACGATCGCCAACGTGATTTCCAGTATGCGTTTGTTATCCAATATCGATTGGACGGTTTTCTTTGAAAGCGTCAGTTTGATCGATCGTCTTTTGGAAAAGGATCCGTCGGGGGATTACGTGCGTATGGAATTCACCACGCGCGATGATTACCGTCACAATATTGAGAAAATCGGCAAATGCACCAAATTGGCAGAACTTGATATCGCGAAACGCGCGTTGGAGATGGCAAATTCGGAAAACCGCCACGTGGGGTATTTCCTATATGGACGGGGACTGGAGAAACTAGAAAAGGAATGTAAATATCGTCCACGACTGCGTGAGACGTGGTTGCGCGTGACCTTGAAATATCCGACGGTCTGCTATTTCTCAAGTATTGCGTCGCTAATTATTTTGACTATGATTGGTCCCATCTCGTACGCCATGGATCATTCCAAATCCTGGTATGGGATGGTTATTGCCGTCCTGGTGATGTTTTTCCCTTTAAGTGATTTGGCGATCACTTTATTCAATTATCTTTTAACCCACATCGTGCGTCCTCGTCGTTTGGCAAAAATGGATTACAGCAAAGGAGTGCCCGAAGAGTTTAGAACTCTGGTGATTGTTCCCTGCATGTTAACGGATCCTGGAACCATTCAAGCTTTGCTGGAAAGAATTGAAGTTCATTATTTGGGGAATGTGGATCCCCAGGTGTTCTTTGCATTGGTAACGGATTTTACGGATGCGACCGATGAACATGTCGAGAATGATGATGAACTAGTGGCTCAGGTCTTAAACGGAATTGTTCGCTTGAATCAAATCTATGGAGAGAATCGATTCTTTTTACTTCATCGCAAACGTCTGTGGAATCCGAATGAAGACAAGTGGATGGGATGGGAGCGAAAACGCGGAAAACTGGAAGAGCTTAATCGCATTCTTTTAGGTAAGGGCGACACCAGTTACACTGTGATGACGATTCCTGCAGAGATGGTCAGAACATTTAAGTATGTGATCACTTTGGATGCGGATACGCAGTTGGGTTTGGGTGGAGCCCGTATGTTGATTGGAACGGCGGCGCACCCCTTAAATCGTCCTCATTTCAGCGAGCTTCGTCGTCGGGTGACGGAAGGATATGGGATCATTCAGCCGCGCGTAAGTATTTCGCTGGAAAGTTCTTCGCGTTCGTTGTTCGCAGCTATTTTTTCCGGTCATACGGGCATTGATCCCTATACGACGGCGGTTTCAGATGTTTATCAGGATCTTTTTTCTGAGGGCAGTTTTACCGGAAAAGGTCTTTACGACATCGAGGCCTTTGAGCGCTCGTTGGAAGGGCGTATTCCTGAAAATACTATTCTTAGCCATGATTTGTTTGAAGGTCTGTATGTGCGCACGGCCCTGGCGACGGATATCGAGGTTATGGATGATTACCCAAGCTCTTATAAAAGCTTTTCCACGCGCGCGCACCGTTGGGTGAGGGGGGATTGGCAAATAAGTCCTTGGATTTTTCCCTTTGTCCCAAATCGTGAGGGAAAATTAGTTCGCAATGATCTTTCGGTCCTTTCTAAATGGAAGATTCGCGACAATCTTCGTCGCAGTTTGGTTGCACCATGTTTGGTTCTGATGTACGTCGCCTCGTGGTTGATTTTGCCGGGGGATGCGTGGTTCTGGACGGTTGTTACGACCTGTATTATCGGAATTCCCATATTTCTCCATGTGGCGAACAGCTTGCTTGTGAATACTCGCGGGGCAAGTTGGACCAGCAGTTTTTGGAGTGAACTTGGTAAAATTAAAATGCATTTTGCGCAGTTCTTGCTTTCATTGATTTTCCTACCTCATCGGGCCGTAAATGATGTGGATGCGATTGTCCGGGCGTTGTATCGTACGCGGGTTTCAAAAACGAAGTGTTTGGAATGGATGACGGCGGCTAAGGCCGAGACCATTCAATATGACATGAAGACGGCTTATTGGAAAAGTACCGCTGGCGTCGAGACGATTTTGGGAGTCATTTTTGCAGCCGTTATCATTCGCTGGAATCTATCAGTGATGGCCGTGGCGATTCCGTTTTTACTTCTTTGGGCGATTTATCCATGGGTCTCGGAGTTTACTCAGCAGCGCCTGGAGAAAAAGCGTGAAGATCTGACGACGGCGGACCGAGAATTTCTTTTCGAAGTTGCGCGCCGGATTTGGTATTTCTTTGAAACTTTTGTGGGGCCTACTGATAACTGGCTGCCGCCAGATAATGTTCAGGAAGATCCCGAACAGGTTGTTGCTCATCGCACGTCGCCGACGAACATTGGCTTGTATGGCCTTGCAATTTTCTCGGCGCAGGATTTTGGTTTTATTTCTTTACGAGGGGCCACAGATCGACTTCGACTTTTATTTCAAACGTTAAGTCGCATGGAGCGCTATCGCGGGCATTTTCTGAACTGGTATGATACGACAAATTTAAATCCCCTGTATCCTCAGTATGTTTCTACCGTGGACAGTGGCAACCTTGCGGGCTACTTGCTGGTGATTAAGCAAGGCGTGGAAGAATTCACGCGCTCGCCGTTGTTTTCATTGAATTACCTGCATGCACTGAATTCCAATCTGAAATTTATGGAAGATGAAGTAAAAAAGCTTCAACTTCAACGACAGGAGACAGGCGCACTCAGTGCCACGCATTTAATTGATCAAATTCGCAGCACGCAAGAGATTCTGGCTGAAAAACCACCTGAAAAAATGTCGGAGTGGTTGGGACTTATTCGTGCCGTTCAGCTTTCTGTCGAGGACTTCCGAGACAGCCTGGAAGCCTTGGAAATTGAACATGGTGTTCGTTACTATTCTAAGCTTCGTGGTTGGACCAACTCTTTGAACACCTTGATTGCGGATCTAAAAAAAGATTCTGAATTATTCATTGCTCCTCAAACGTTAAGTGCGGCAGCGAAAACGCGCTTGTCAGAAATTGGGTCTTATCCCGAACTGGATCTGAATCAACCGCTACAGGATATGATCCAGTCTTACTTCCAGTTCATGGCTGAGTTGACTGCAATTCCAGACAAAGAATTGTCGGCAGAGATTATCAAGTTTCGCGACTCTTGTGCCAAGGTTTCCAAGAACTTGCGGGAGCTCGTCCAGGATCTGCAAAGTATCGGTGATGCTTGTGAAAACTATTTTACTGAAATGGAATTTGGCTTTCTGATCGAGCGGGATCGTGAAGTGTTTTCGATCGGTTTCAATGTCAGCGAAAATCGCCATGATAACTCTTATTACGACCTGTTGGCGTCAGAGTGTCGTTTGGCGAGCTTTATCGCTATTGCAAAGCGAGATGTGCCTGCTAAACATTGGTTCCGCCTGGGACGACAACTTGTGCCGGTGGAGGGGAAGCGCGCCCTGGTTTCCTGGTCCGCTTCGATGTTTGAATACTTAATGCCTCATTTGGTGATGAAGAATTTTGAAAAGACTTTGATTGGTGAAACTTTGCTGGCGGTTGTGGATCGTCAGATCAGTTACGGTAAAAAGTTGAACGTGCCTTGGGGAATTTCTGAAGCTGGTTATAACGCCCGTGATTTGAATTTTAACTATCAGTATGGACCCTTTGGGATTCCAGGATTGGGTTTGAAGCGGGGCTTGGGGCATGATCTGGTGGTTTCTCCGTATTCGAGTTTCTTGGCGGCTTTAGTGGATCCGGTTGTTGCCACTCAAAATCTGCAAGAGATGCGGAGTCCGGATATTTTAACGGAATTTGGTTTTATCGAAGCCATCGATTACACGCCGGAGCGCTTGGCCCCCGAACAGAAATACTCTCTGGTTAAATCTTATATGGCCCATCATCAGGGCATGAGTTTGATCGCGATCGATAATATTTTGAATGCGGAAGTTATGCAAAATCGCTTCCATAGCGACGCGAGAGTTCGCGCGGCTCAAGTTTTGTTACAAGAGCGCGTGCCAGAACACGTGGCATTGACAGCTCCAAAAGCAGCTGAGATCGAGTGGGAAAGTGCCGGGGATTCTTTGATGAAATCCTTTGTGCGAGTTTACGATGAAGCCCCTCATCATAGTCCAAGGGTGCAGATTCTATCCAATGGAGATTACTCTTTGGTTCTGTCGTCGGCAGGATCTGGATATTCGAAGTGTGGCAAGATTGCGATCACGCGTTGGCGCGAAGACTCAACGCAGGATGACTGGGGCCAATATATTTACGTTCGCGATGTCGGCATGAACCTCGTGTGGTCGGCGACTTTGCAACCGTATATGCGTAAGCCTGATTCGTACAAAGCAGTCTTTACAGAAGATAAGGTCGAGTTCTTACGCCATGACATGGATGTAAGAACCTCCACACAAATTATTGTCGCACCAGAAGATAATTTGGAACTTCGTCAGGTGACGTTGACGAACACCTCGACCGAAGAGAAAATTATTGAACTGACCAGTTATATGGAGCCCGTGCTGGCGACGATGGCTGCAGATCAGGCTCATCCAAGCTTTAGTAATTTGTTTTTGCAGACAGAGTATCTGGAACAAAAACAGTGCCTGGTAGTGAAGCGTCGTCCACGTTCTGCTGAGCAAAAGGAAATATACGGCCTGCATGGTGTTGTTTCTGATGCGGAATTTGATGGGGATGTGGAGTACGAATCAGATCGCTCTCGATTTATCGGTCGCGGTCGCGACGTGACGAACCCGGCGGCTTTAAAAACCGGGAGCACTCTTTCGAACAGTTCTGGTTCGGTCTTAGATCCGATTTTAAGTCTGCGTGTAAAGATCCGCATTCCGCCGGCGGGCATTCGGAAGGTTATTTTCAAAACAGGTTTTGCGGCGACGCGCGACGAAATGTTGCAAATGGTGGATCGTTATCACGACCCTCATACTTTTGAACGCGAAACGAAACTTGCCTGGACGAAGTCACGAATTGATCTTCGTCACTTGGGAATGGACGCCGAATCAGCTTATTCCTTTCAGCGATTGGCCGAGCGTTTGCTGTTCTCGGATCCATCAATGCGACAACCTGCGCACTTGTTAGCTGTGCACACTCGAGAACAAGCGAGTCTGTGGCCCTATGGTATCAGCGGGGATGTGCCTATTGTTGCCGTGATGATCGGCGATAAAAAGGATATGGGACTCGTACGCAAACTTTTAAGGGGGCATGAATACTTGCGATTAAAAGGTTTGCCATATGATTTGGTGATCATGAACGACTCCAAGTCGACGTACCTTCAGGAACTGCAGGATGAAGTTTTGTGGCAGATTCGTTATGCCGGTCTTCAGGATTGGCTGAATAAGCCCGGCGGAATTTTCAGTCTGCGTTTGGATAATATGCAGGAGGCCGATCGCGCTTTGATTCAAGCTATGGCGCGTGTGGTGATTTCGAGTGATGCGGGAACTTTCAAAGAACAAGTATCGCGCAAAGTTTTACCAATCAAGTACGCGGAAAGCTTTATTCCGAAAAATACCCGTTCATCTTACGAAACTAAGAACGTCACGCCTAAAAATCTGCAGTACTTTAACGGACTCGGGGGATTCTCTCCTGATGGACGAGAGTATGTGATTTCACTCACCGGGGATCAGTGGCCTCCGGCTCCGTGGATTAATGTGATTGCAAATGGCAATGATTTTGGATTCCAGGTCAGTGAGTCGGGATCCGGCTTTACGTGGTCTGTGAACAGTCGTGAAAATCGCCTGACGCCTTGGTCGAATGATCCAATTTCAGATCCGCCTGGTGAAATTATTTATATCCGCGATGATGACACAGGGGAATTGTGGACGCCAACACCGTTGCCCATTCGTGGGCGCGATCAATACAATATTCGCCACGGGCAGGGATACACCGTTTTTGAGCACAATGCTTACGGGATGGAACACACACTGATGATGTTTGTGCCTCCGGATGATTCGGTTAAAATCTCGCGGTTAAAAGTGAAAAACGTTTCCGGACGGAATCGTCGTTTGTCATTCTGGGCCTATGTGGAGTGGGTCTTGGGAAATCTGCGCGAAAAGTCGGCGCCGTATATTTTGTGTGAAGTGGACGACGATAAAGTCTTGTACGCTAAAAATGCATACAACCATGAGTTTGCGGAAAGAATTTCTTTTTTTAGAATCAGTTCGGAAGTTCAGTCGTACTCTTCTGATCGGAAAGAATTTTTGGGACGAAATCACAGCTATGCTTCGCCCGAGGCCCTGAAACGGCGTGGGCTCAGTGGCTATTCAGGTATAGGTCAGGATCCTTGCGGGGCACTTCATGCGAGTTATTTCATTCGTGACGGAGAAGAAATTGAAATTCTGATCTTGCTAGGGCAGGCCGCGAACAAAGCGGACGCATTTGCACTTTCCGAAAAATATATTGATTTTGAAAATGTCGATAAGGCTTTCAAAGATGTGCAAAGCATGTGGATGCATCATTTGGGCGCGATTCAGGTTTCCACTCCCGAGCCGTCATTGGATTTGATGGTGAATCATTGGTCTTTGTATCAGTCTTTGGTGTGTCGTATGTGGGCACGTTCGGCCTTTTATCAATCGGGTGGAGCTTATGGTTTCCGCGACCAGTTGCAGGACTGCATGGCCTTTGTCTACTCCACTCCTGAAATCGCGCGCGCTCATATTTTGCGTGCAGCGGCTCGTCAGTTCCCCGAGGGCGATGTACAACACTGGTGGCATCCGCCAACTGGACGTGGCGTGCGCACGCATTTCTCGGATGATTTATTGTGGCTTCCTTATGTGGTGGCTCACTATATTCGCATCAGTGGGGATCATTCTATCCTGGAAGAGCACGTTCCGTTTATCGAGGCGCCGTTACTGACTCCGGAACAAGAAGACTCTTACACGCAACCGACACTTAGTGATCAAAAGGCGACGTTACATAATCATTGCATTCGTACACTCGAATATTCCCTGCGAGTCGGAGAGCACGGTTTGCCACTGATCGGCTCCGGGGACTGGAATGATGGGATGAATCGCATTGGGGAAAAAGGCAAAGGTGAGAGTGTGTGGATGGGGTGGTTCCTGCACCGGGTGTTGGAAGACTTCCTGCCCTTCTGTGATATTGAGCACACGACTAGATACAAAGAGCACATGGCTAAACTTAGAGATGCTTTAGAAAACAATGCCTGGGACGGGGAATGGTATCGTCGAGCTTACTTTGATGACGGGACCCCGTTGGGCTCTGCTTGGGGGCAGGAGTGTCGCATCGACTCCTTATCGCAGTCCTGGTCGGTCTTGTCCGGGGTAGGAAATCCCGAACGGCAGTTGTTGGCGATGAGTAAGGTTGAAGAAAACCTGATCGTAAAAGAAAAAGGACTCATCAAACTATTGATGCCACCTTTTGATAAGACCAATTTGGATCCGGGTTACATTAAAGGCTATGTGCCTGGCGTGCGCGAGAATGGCGGTCAGTACACGCATGCGGCGATTTGGGTGGTCATGGCGTTTGCCAAACTTCAAGAGCGTGAAAAGGTTCTGGAGCTTTATAATATTATCAATCCTATTCATCACGGTCGCACACGGGCGGGGATGCAGAAATATAAAATCGAACCCTATGTGATTGCGGCGGACGTTTATGCGGTTGAACCTCACGTGGGGCGCGGGGGTTGGAGTTGGTACACGGGATCTGCGAGCTGGTTTTACCGTGCGGGATTGGAATCCGTCCTGGGCTTTACAATCGAAAATGGCGAGATGGTGCTTTGCCCTTGTGTGCCGGAGGATTGGTTCGGCTTTGAGATTATGTATAGATTTAAAAGTACGACCTATGTCATCAAGGTGCAGATATCTAAAAAGGGACGATTGACTGAAAAACGAATTCCACTGAAGGACGTGGGGGGCACGCAGGAGATCGTCGTCGAATTTAAAGATGAAGCGCCAGAAAAGGAACAAGCTCCCAAAGACTCCCATCCCTAG